ATCTCGAGCCACGGCATTTAGCGGATTATTTGATGCTCGCAACACCCGGCTTTGGCGAAAGCACGGCTAAAACCGCCGCAAGCTTTTTTGCAACATTGCCGCAGCTTCGAGTCGAGTCGATTGCACAGTTTATTGATCGGCAAAATCTACAGGTGAAGCAGGGAGAAGCGCTGCAACGAACCTTGGCTGCAATTGAAATTTTCAAAAGGGATTTGAATGAACACGGGCTGGTGCGTGCATTAGAGAATTTCTTGGCAAGTGACCACGTTCGAGCAACCGTTGCATCGAAACAGAAATGCTGGGAGAATTGGGGCAGAATTGTGAATCTCTCGCGCTGGCATTCCACCCCGCGTACCTTACTTGATGTGTTGGCATTGCAGAACGAAGCGGATCAAATCGATGCGCGCGCCGAAAAAATTTCAGTGATGACGCTGCATGCGGCCAAAGGATTGGAATTCCCTGTGGTTTTTATCGCCGGTTGCGAAGAAGGTTTGACGCCGATGCGATTGGAAAATTTGCAGGGCGATCTTGCGGAAGAACGCCGATTGTTTTATGTTGGTATGACGCGCGCGAAAGAGCGGCTTTATCTCGTTCGCGCGGCGCGGCGCATGCTGTTCGGCAAAACCCGGCAACATCCCGCCTCCCCATTTTTGGCCGATATCGAAGAACAGCTCAAAGCTTATGAGCATTGGCAGGCAAAGCCCAAAAAGAATGTTGATAAAGTAGCGGACCAACAACTCAAACTATTTTAAACCGTGGGAGGACGATATGCCCGGCAAACCCAAAAAGAAAACGGCGGCTCGCCAATCAGCGACGAATTTGATCATTCAAAAAATTGATCAGCTTCGCAGTGACATGGAAGCCGGATTCAAGCAAACCAACGAGCAACTTCGTGCTGAAATGCAGTCCGGAAACGATCAGCTTCGCACTGAAATGCGATCTGGAAACGATCAGCTTCGCAGTGAAATGCAAACCGGTTTCAAAGAAGTCAATGCGAGAATTGACAACGTCGAGGCAAAACTCACAAGCCTTGACGAATACACCAGGTCCAACATTCTTACTTTTGGAAGAACGATCAACGAAATTACCGGCGAAATATCCAAAATGATCAATAATGCAAGAAAGCGTGCACAAATCGCTTTAGATGAAGCCCAGGCAGAAACAAACAGTAAAGTCTCGCGGCAGGGCGATGAAATTGTCCGTTTGGAATCATCGGTCGATCTCGTGAACGGTGACTTGGCTCAGTTGCGCCAGGATCATGATCGATTGGAACAACGCGTCGAGACGCTGGAAGCGAAACCGGGCTGATGCAGGCGGCAAGTTTTGTATATTCAGAATTAAACTTTAGATCTCGAAGGAGGAGCTGTCATGTCAGTGGATAAACAGAACCCAAAGCCGCGCGCAAATATCTCTCGTGCTGAAGTTGTTACGCTTCTCGCACAGCTTGAAGAAAAGTTTTTGCCGGATATCAAGAATATCAGCGCTCGTCTGGAACAGCTCGAAGCGATGTTAAGTTCGCCGTGTATTCCCGCCGATTTGGACATTTCCCAGGCTCTGACGGAATTCACGAAACGGCGCGAAATGGTTCCATTGGAGGAACAATTCTTCAATCCGGAGTTTCTCAGTGAGGAAGACAGAGAATTAAAGCGCAACTTTTTGGAAATATATTGGCAGGGCCAGGTGGAATGGGAGGAGGCTCGCCATCAAATGCGCATGCGGAGGGTTAAGCAGATCCAACAAACTTGGTTCGAAAGCAAGGCCTGATTTGCCTGCAATGAAGAACACCACGGCACAAACTGCGCATGCCACGCACGAAATGCGCCTCGACAAATGGCTGAAGGCGGCGCGCATCTTTCGCAGCCGCGACGAAGCGGCGCGGGAGTGTGAACTGGGGCGCATCAAGGTGAACGATCTTGTCGCGAAAGCTTCAAAATCCGTAAAGCCCGGTGATGTTTTGATTGTCAAAGTTTTGAACCACTACCGCACCCTCGAAATCAAGGAAATTCCGACGCGCGGATTATCCGCGAAAGACGCGAAACTTGTGTATCACGAAACCACACCCGAATTATCGCCTGAAACCAGAGAGTTGATGAAACTAATGTCAGAATCCGCGCGGCGTCTGCCTAAACCCGAAAAAGGCCGTCCCACCAAAAAATCGCGCCGTGAAATCGAACGCTGGCGGGGACGATGACAATGCGGCCACGTTCCCCGGCAACGGCGACTCAACTTCATCTTGCGACGCCACATTCTCCTGCAATGAAACATCTCAAAATTTTTGC
This portion of the Cytophagia bacterium CHB2 genome encodes:
- a CDS encoding RNA-binding S4 domain-containing protein — encoded protein: MKNTTAQTAHATHEMRLDKWLKAARIFRSRDEAARECELGRIKVNDLVAKASKSVKPGDVLIVKVLNHYRTLEIKEIPTRGLSAKDAKLVYHETTPELSPETRELMKLMSESARRLPKPEKGRPTKKSRREIERWRGR